AGGTGAGCAACAGGAGAATCGCGCCGATCGCCCCCGCCGACTCGGAGTCGGCTGCCAGCGAGACGTACACCTGGAACAACGACTGCAGCGCGGTCCAGCCGACCGCGGCGACGGCGACGCCGGGAAGGATCTCGCGGACGGAGACGTCGATCTCGGGGAAGAAGTAGTACATCGGAAGAAACGCGATCGAGAGGCCAACGATCAACAGGAGCGGGTTCAGCAGTCCGAGAAACGGGACGTCGGGCAGGACCGCAAACGCGATCGTCGCCCCCGACGCCGCGACTAGCGCGAGCGTGATCGCACCGAGGACGATGATCCCGTCCCGAACCTCACCGAGCAGGGAGCTCTCGCCGGTGGTGCCGTAGATCTCTGAGAACGCGGTGTCGATCCCGCGGAAGATCTTCAGCGACCCCCAGACGAGCGTGACGAGCCCGATGATCGAGGCGCCAGCGGTTGCGGGCGACTCGGTGAGGGCGTCCTCGAGCATGATCTGTCCGCTTTCGGGGAGGACGCCTTCGGTCGTCGCGGCGACGTCGGCCGCGAGCTGTTCGTCGCCGAGCAGCGAGACGAGAAAGAACAGGAGGACGAGCAGCGGGATCAACGAGATAAACGCGTGGTACGCGATGCTCGCAGCCATAAACGGGACGTTCTTTTCCTGAATCCCGTCGACGACCGATCGTCCGAACGAGACGGCGCCGCTGGCGTCGGTTGACATGTGCTACAGAACGCTCACGGAGACCAATAGATAATCGGCTTGCAGCGCCGAGCTAGGGCGACGACGCGGGTCGTCGGGAGTCCCGACACCCGGCAGGATTGCTCCGAGGGGAAAATATCTTTCTCAATACGGAAAAATGGTTTTTTCATGGGGAACCTTTAAGAGCGATGCGGTCGTACGTTAGAGTACGATGAGCACCCAGAAGACCGTTCGCCAGCAGGCAGACGTCGTCGAGGAGAACGAGCTCCGGCTCGAACAGGAGAAAGCGGAGCAGGTCGTCGAGGCGCTGAACACCGAGCTGGCCAACGCGTACGTACTGTACCACCAGCTCAAGAAACACCACTGGGTCGTCGAGGGCGCGGAGTTCCTCCCGCTCCACAAGTTCCTCGAAGAAGCCTACGAACACGTCGAGGAGGGCGCCGACGTGATCGCCGAGCGCGCACAGGCGCTGGGCGGCGTCCCCGTCTCCGGACCGTCGAACCACGAGGAGCGTGCGACCGTCGAGTTCGAAGGCGAGGACGTCTACGACGTGCGCACAATGTTCCAGAACGACCTCGAGATGTACGGCGACATCATCGAGTCGATGCGCGACACCATCGAGCTCGCGGACAACCTCGGCGACTACGCGACCGCCGAGATCCTCCGTGAGATCCTCGTAACCCTGGAAGAAGACGGCCACCACTTCGAGCACTACCTCGAGGACGACACGCTGGTGCTCGAAGAGGCGACGAAGTAACGCCACGCCGGCTCCCGACGACGGATCGAGCGGTTCGAGAACGAATTTTTCCGGCGTTCCGAACGAGGTTAAGGGCCCCGCGTTCCTATCCTCGCCCGTGTGTACGCTGACACTCGCCTGGCAGGTCTTCGAGGACGCCCCCGTAGCAGTCGCCGCCAACCGCGACGAGTCCCTCGAGCGCGAGTCGGTGCCACCGGGCGTCTACCGCGAGGAGCCACGGATCGTCGCACCCCGGGACGCGGAAGCCGGCGGCACCTGGATCGGGTACAACGAACACGGCGTTTTCGCCGGTGTCACGAACCGCTGGGGAACCCCCGAGCTCGCCGGCGACCGCTCCCGCGGACTGCTCGTGGCCGACGTCCTGGAGGCCCGTTCGGCCCGCGAGGCAGCCGAAATCGTCGCCGAGGAGACCGCGGCTCGAGAGTACGACGGGTTCTACCTCGTGATCGCCGACGAGCGCGACGCCGTCTGTCTGCAGTGGAACGGCGCGCTCGAACGGACGACCCC
This genomic window from Natronococcus occultus SP4 contains:
- a CDS encoding YihY/virulence factor BrkB family protein, producing the protein MSTDASGAVSFGRSVVDGIQEKNVPFMAASIAYHAFISLIPLLVLLFFLVSLLGDEQLAADVAATTEGVLPESGQIMLEDALTESPATAGASIIGLVTLVWGSLKIFRGIDTAFSEIYGTTGESSLLGEVRDGIIVLGAITLALVAASGATIAFAVLPDVPFLGLLNPLLLIVGLSIAFLPMYYFFPEIDVSVREILPGVAVAAVGWTALQSLFQVYVSLAADSESAGAIGAILLLLTWLYFGGMILLVGAVVNATRSGRVSLEDDDEATVQQRRLDRSRRTNDQLRQQIGELRRERNKLRQDLEAHRSRRYRLEDRTGELEERVRALEAETERLQSELEIRDEPEWKQALHEAASRIETLRIGTIRER
- the dpsA gene encoding DNA starvation/stationary phase protection protein DpsA translates to MSTQKTVRQQADVVEENELRLEQEKAEQVVEALNTELANAYVLYHQLKKHHWVVEGAEFLPLHKFLEEAYEHVEEGADVIAERAQALGGVPVSGPSNHEERATVEFEGEDVYDVRTMFQNDLEMYGDIIESMRDTIELADNLGDYATAEILREILVTLEEDGHHFEHYLEDDTLVLEEATK
- a CDS encoding NRDE family protein; protein product: MCTLTLAWQVFEDAPVAVAANRDESLERESVPPGVYREEPRIVAPRDAEAGGTWIGYNEHGVFAGVTNRWGTPELAGDRSRGLLVADVLEARSAREAAEIVAEETAAREYDGFYLVIADERDAVCLQWNGALERTTPEPGVHVVVNVPVDDADRLPPGRIDAAREQAANARRVRAELAPDCDEDVDGWLERAGDVLGTHEYGVCVHGDGYGTKSSSLIALGDRPRYAFAPGPPCETAYEPVTVPDWDDDREGHI